In Gorilla gorilla gorilla isolate KB3781 chromosome 12, NHGRI_mGorGor1-v2.1_pri, whole genome shotgun sequence, the following are encoded in one genomic region:
- the LOC129531638 gene encoding large ribosomal subunit protein bL36m-like, which translates to MKIVPPPSFFLAGADAGTGAGVRARGRIHHNMANLFIRKMVNPMLYLSRHTVKPRALSTFLFGSLRGAAPVAVEPGAEVRSLLSPGLLPHLLPALGFKNKTVLKKRCKDCYLVKRRGQWYVYCKTHPRHKQRQM; encoded by the coding sequence atgaaaatagttccGCCGCCATCTTTCTTCCTGGCAGGGGCCGACGCAGGGACCGGCGCGGGGGTGAGAGCGCGCGGCCGGATTCACCACAACATGGCAAATCTTTTTATAAGGAAAATGGTGAACCCTATGCTATATCTCAGTCGTCACACAGTGAAGCCTCGAGCCCTCTCCACATTTCTATTTGGATCCCTTCGAGGTGCAGCCCCCGTGGCTGTGGAACCCGGGGCAGAAGTGCGCTCACTTCTCTCACCCGGCCTCCTGCCCCACCTGCTGCCCGCGCTGGGGTTCAAAAACAAGACTGTCCTTAAGAAGCGCTGCAAGGACTGTTACCTGGTGAAGAGGCGGGGTCAGTGGTACGTCTATTGTAAAACCCATCCGAGGCACAAGCAGAGACAGATGTAG
- the PCBP1 gene encoding poly(rC)-binding protein 1, translating into MDAGVTESGLNVTLTIRLLMHGKEVGSIIGKKGESVKRIREESGARINISEGNCPERIITLTGPTNAIFKAFAMIIDKLEEDINSSMTNSTAASRPPVTLRLVVPATQCGSLIGKGGCKIKEIRESTGAQVQVAGDMLPNSTERAITIAGVPQSVTECVKQICLVMLETLSQSPQGRVMTIPYQPMPASSPVICAGGQDRCSDAAGYPHATHDLEGPPLDAYSIQGQHTISPLDLAKLNQVARQQSHFAMMHGGTGFAGIDSSSPEVKGYWASLDASTQTTHELTIPNNLIGCIIGRQGANINEIRQMSGAQIKIANPVEGSSGRQVTITGSAASISLAQYLINARLSSEKGMGCS; encoded by the coding sequence ATGGATGCCGGTGTGACTGAAAGTGGACTAAATGTGACTCTCACCATTCGGCTTCTTATGCACGGAAAGGAAGTAGGAAGCATCATTGGGAAGAAAGGGGAGTCGGTTAAGAGGATCCGCGAGGAGAGTGGCGCGCGGATCAACATCTCGGAGGGGAATTGTCCGGAGAGAATCATCACTCTGACCGGCCCCACTAATGCCATCTTTAAGGCTTTCGCTATGATCATCGACAAGCTGGAGGAAGATATCAACAGCTCCATGACCAACAGCACCGCGGCCAGCAGGCCCCCGGTCACCCTGAGGCTGGTGGTGCCGGCCACCCAGTGCGGCTCCCTGATTGGGAAAGGCGGGTGTAAGATCAAAGAGATCCGCGAGAGTACGGGGGCGCAGGTCCAGGTGGCGGGGGATATGCTGCCCAACTCCACCGAGCGGGCCATCACCATCGCTGGCGTGCCGCAGTCTGTCACCGAGTGTGTCAAGCAGATTTGCCTGGTCATGCTGGAGACGCTCTCCCAGTCTCCGCAAGGGAGAGTCATGACCATTCCGTACCAGCCCATGCCGGCCAGCTCCCCAGTCATCTGCGCGGGCGGCCAAGATCGGTGCAGCGACGCTGCGGGCTACCCCCATGCCACCCATGACCTGGAGGGACCACCTCTAGATGCCTACTCGATTCAAGGACAACACACCATTTCTCCGCTCGATCTGGCCAAGCTGAACCAGGTGGCAAGACAACAGTCTCACTTTGCCATGATGCACGGCGGGACCGGATTCGCCGGAATTGACTCCAGCTCTCCAGAGGTGAAAGGCTATTGGGCAAGTTTGGATGCATCTACTCAAACCACCCATGAACTCACCATTCCAAATAACTTAATTGGCTGCATAATCGGGCGCCAAGGCGCCAACATTAATGAGATCCGCCAGATGTCCGGGGCCCAGATCAAAATTGCCAACCCAGTGGAAGGCTCCTCTGGTAGGCAGGTTACTATCACTGGCTCTGCTGCCAGTATTAGTCTGGCCCAGTATCTAATCAATGCCAGGCTTTCCTCTGAGAAGGGCATGGGGTGCAGCTAG